In Victivallaceae bacterium, a single window of DNA contains:
- a CDS encoding metallophosphoesterase, protein MSSKLSNSFRLAHLSDIHFNYLTFNIFSCFNKRFKGLLRRIFCNLQFENDFLCANLPSYLKQENVDLVCITGDLTLTALPKEFLKARAFVDEIENLDITVDVIPGNHDVYTNWDFNKKTFYRYFPNDSLQNQKVSFKNLNDFWCLISLDCSYKNTWCSANGIISPEQITTIENFLFSIPERTNVVISNHYPLLPAKKSYRDLINGKLLRDMLKKFSNIKLYLHGHDHQACLYEFKDGNPNLIVNGGSTSLKSNSQFNLIDLLPNGCRITNIPIATIEQDQRFVLKEPSYEIEF, encoded by the coding sequence ATGTCATCTAAGTTATCGAATAGTTTCAGACTTGCGCACCTGTCCGATATTCATTTTAATTATCTGACTTTTAATATTTTCAGCTGTTTCAATAAGCGATTTAAAGGTCTTCTTCGAAGAATTTTTTGTAATCTTCAATTTGAAAACGATTTTTTGTGCGCAAATTTACCGAGCTATCTTAAACAGGAAAATGTAGATTTAGTTTGTATAACAGGCGATCTTACTTTAACGGCCCTACCTAAGGAATTCCTTAAAGCCAGAGCGTTTGTCGACGAGATTGAGAATCTCGATATTACCGTAGATGTGATCCCTGGGAACCACGACGTCTATACTAATTGGGATTTTAACAAAAAAACGTTTTATCGTTATTTCCCGAATGATTCTCTTCAAAATCAAAAGGTATCTTTCAAAAATCTTAATGACTTTTGGTGCTTAATTAGTCTTGACTGTTCTTATAAAAACACCTGGTGCTCAGCGAACGGCATTATCTCACCGGAACAAATTACAACTATTGAAAACTTTTTATTTTCCATTCCGGAAAGAACGAATGTCGTTATCAGCAATCACTATCCATTACTTCCGGCCAAAAAAAGTTATAGAGACTTAATTAACGGAAAACTATTAAGAGATATGCTTAAAAAATTTTCTAACATTAAGCTATACCTACATGGACATGATCATCAAGCATGTCTTTACGAATTTAAGGATGGAAACCCGAATCTTATCGTTAACGGAGGGTCTACATCTTTGAAATCGAACTCTCAATTCAATCTTATCGATCTACTTCCTAATGGGTGTCGTATTACAAATATCCCTATAGCAACCATCGAACAAGATCAAAGATTCGTGCTCAAAGAACCTTCCTACGAAATAGAGTTTTAA